In Bos indicus x Bos taurus breed Angus x Brahman F1 hybrid chromosome 23, Bos_hybrid_MaternalHap_v2.0, whole genome shotgun sequence, a single genomic region encodes these proteins:
- the LOC113881201 gene encoding olfactory receptor 12D2-like, whose protein sequence is MLNQTSVTEFLLLGVTDIQELQPVLFVIFLATYIVSLAGNGAILMVVISDSRLHSPTYCFLGNLSCLDICYSTVTLPKMLGNFLSTLKTISFLGCISQLHFFHVLGSTESMLLAMMGFDRFVAMCKPLHYTLIMNHQVCIQMAVTVWIIVFFHALLYSVMTSHLNFCGSNHIHHLFCDVKPLLELACGTIELNEWLLNTVTGTIAMGSFFLTFLSYVYIIIYLFFKTHSCSMLHKALSTCASHFSVVVLFFVPVDFVYIHPASSSSVDQDQIIAIMYSVVTPVLNPLIYTLRNKEVKGALRRVM, encoded by the coding sequence ATGCTGAATCAAACCTCAGTCACTGAATTTCTCCTCCTGGGAGTGACAGACATCCAAGAACTGCAGCCTGTTCTCTTCGTGATTTTCCTTGCAACTTACATTGTCAGCTTGGCTGGAAATGGAGCCATCCTGATGGTTGTCATCTCTGATTCAAGACTGCATTCTCCTACGTACTGTTTCCTGGGAAACCTGTCATGTCTGGATATCTGCTACTCCACAGTGACTCTGCCAAAGATGCTGGGGAACTTCCTGTCTACCCTCAAAACAATTTCTTTCTTAGGATGCATAAGCCAGCTtcatttcttccatgtcctgggcaGCACAGAGTCCATGTTGCTGGCCATGATGGGCTTTGACCGCTTTGTGGCTATGTGTAAACCACTTCATTATACTCTTATCATGAATCATCAAGTCTGTATCCAGATGGCTGTCACTGTCTGGATCATTGTTTTTTTCCATGCCCTGCTGTACTCAGTAATGACCTCTCACTTAAACTTCTGTGGTTCCAACCATATCCATCACCTCTTCTGTGATGTTAAGCCATTGCTGGAGTTGGCCTGTGGGACCATTGAGCTCAATGAGTGGCTGCTCAATACTGTCACAGGCACCATTGCCATGGGCTCATTCTTTCTAACATTCCTGTCCTATGTCTATATTATTATCTATCTTTTCTTCAAGACCCATTCTTGCAGCATGCTTCATAAAGCACTGTCTACGTGTGCCTCCCATTTCTCGGTAGTTGTTCTTTTCTTCGTCCCTGTTGATTTTGTTTACATTCATCCAGCTTCAAGTAGCTCCGTGGATCAGGATCAGATCATTGCCATTATGTACAGTGTGGTCACTCCTGTGCTAAATCCGCTGATCTATACTTTGAGGAACAAGGAAGTAAAAGGGGCCTTGAGGAGGGTGATGTGA